DNA from Sulfurimonas gotlandica GD1:
TCATATACTCTTGTAACTGTGTCTTGCAATCTTTTGAGCTGAGTTTCACCTAACTTTTCTCTAGATGCACCCTCTATCTTATTCCACATTACTTCTGCTCCTCAGCGTCTTTCATCGCTTGGTCAAGTATTTTTATATTTTGTTCTGCTACTTTTGCATTCATCTGAGTAATAGCATCTTTAACTTCTTGGATACTAAATGGAAAGTTTTTGTCATGAATAAGAGCAAAACCAAGCATATAAACATTTAGCCCCTGAATAGGAAACTCTCCATTCTCAGCCTTTTTAAATGCATCTATCTTTGCAAAACCTTTAAAAGGAAGCTCTGGATATGTATCTTTATCTTTTGCATTTGTTACAATTGTACCATCAAGTTTTAAAAATGCAACATTTCTAAGACCTTCATTTCTCTCTAGTGCAATCATAAGATCAGCCTGATTTTTGTCAATTACAGGATTAGTGAAGTCACCGACTTTGATATCACAAGATACGGATCCACCCCTTTGACTCATACCGTGGTTCTCAGTTCCCAAAAAAGGAATATCACGGTTACCGGCACAGATTGCTAATACTTTTACAAGAAAAACAACACCTTGACCACCAAAACCGGCTATTACGATTTGATATTTCATCTTAGTTACCTCTCTTTAAATAGTCAAAATCTTGTACGAAAGCATCTGTCGGACAAACTATATCCAGACAACCACCACAACCAGCACAGAGGAATGGATCTATCTCTATAACTCCATCATCATTGTATGCCATAGGAGGGCATTTATATACTGTTGTACACTGATCACATGCTACACATAAATCCGGATCTACTTTAGCAAAGATATTAGGGATAAACTCAGGAGCTCTCTCTCTATCGAGAATACAGAACTCACGTACAACTACAACTGTAGGACCTGTTGCATTTTTGTGTACTTCTTTTACTTCTCTAAAGAAGTCTACATTATCTTGCATCTCATACGAGTATTGATGTTCCATACAATCAATTCCCATACCTTCAACAATCTTCTTGATGTCGATATTTCTGTTTTCTCTTGCTGGAGTAGTCTGACGACCAGTCATAGCAATAGTCGAGTTATCAAGTATTACAAGGATGAACTTGTGGTTTTGATAAACTGCATTTATAAGTGGCGGGATTCCAGAGTGAAAGAATGTACCATCACCAATAGTCGCAACCACTGTTTTATCCGGATCACTAAGAGCAAATCCACTAGCCATAGAGACACTAGCCCCCATACAAAGTATAGAGTCAATCGCACCCTGAGCAAGAGCTAAAGTATAACATCCGATATCAGATGGATAGATAGCTTTTTTATGTTTAAATACTTTTGTAATAGCATAGTAAACATCACGGTGAGGACAACCTGGACAAAGTGCAGGCGGTCTTGCTTCTACTTCAAAGTTTAGTGAAGGTGGAGTAGCATAGATATTTTCACCATCATAAAGACCGATATTTTGAAATGCTTTTAGAATTTCTTCCTTGCTCATCTCATCGATTTGGTGAATAGAGTTTGTATTTTTACCATATACATTAGGAGAAGCAATTTGTTCTTCAACACAAGGATACGGTTCTTCAATAACTAAAACTTTATCGTAAGATTTAAATCTATCTCTCATCTGTTCAACAGGAAGAGGGTAAGGCATAAGAACTTTTACAACATCAGCATCTAGACCAAGATCGCTTAGAGTCTCTTTTGCAAAACCATGACCTGTACCACTTGTAATGATAAGAACTTCCTTTCCTTCACATTTGTCAAACTCAGATTTTAGAAGATGATCCCAGTTATATTCTTTGATAACCTCGATGCGATTTAACTGCTCTTTACCTTGTGGAAATCTATCCTTTCTAGGAACAGCACCCCAACGTGGAACATTACGTTTAAATTCACCCTTGTTTGGTCTAAAGTCAGTCTCTGCATCCATCTCGATAATCTCACG
Protein-coding regions in this window:
- a CDS encoding 2-oxoacid:acceptor oxidoreductase family protein, which produces MKYQIVIAGFGGQGVVFLVKVLAICAGNRDIPFLGTENHGMSQRGGSVSCDIKVGDFTNPVIDKNQADLMIALERNEGLRNVAFLKLDGTIVTNAKDKDTYPELPFKGFAKIDAFKKAENGEFPIQGLNVYMLGFALIHDKNFPFSIQEVKDAITQMNAKVAEQNIKILDQAMKDAEEQK
- a CDS encoding thiamine pyrophosphate-dependent enzyme; the encoded protein is MKQTLMGNDAIAWGLIHANVDMVSGYPGTPSSEILTEVQKIKYKLNLDVYAEWGTNEKVGFEVAYAGAIAGKRTCATMKQVGLNVASDALMSAAYIGNLGGMLLIAADDPGFHSSQTEQDSRVFAKFARIPVLDPATPQDAYDLTKYGVELSEKFQIPVMLRPVMRVCHAREIIEMDAETDFRPNKGEFKRNVPRWGAVPRKDRFPQGKEQLNRIEVIKEYNWDHLLKSEFDKCEGKEVLIITSGTGHGFAKETLSDLGLDADVVKVLMPYPLPVEQMRDRFKSYDKVLVIEEPYPCVEEQIASPNVYGKNTNSIHQIDEMSKEEILKAFQNIGLYDGENIYATPPSLNFEVEARPPALCPGCPHRDVYYAITKVFKHKKAIYPSDIGCYTLALAQGAIDSILCMGASVSMASGFALSDPDKTVVATIGDGTFFHSGIPPLINAVYQNHKFILVILDNSTIAMTGRQTTPARENRNIDIKKIVEGMGIDCMEHQYSYEMQDNVDFFREVKEVHKNATGPTVVVVREFCILDRERAPEFIPNIFAKVDPDLCVACDQCTTVYKCPPMAYNDDGVIEIDPFLCAGCGGCLDIVCPTDAFVQDFDYLKRGN